A part of Onthophagus taurus isolate NC chromosome 7, IU_Otau_3.0, whole genome shotgun sequence genomic DNA contains:
- the zetaCO gene encoding coatomer subunit zeta-1, producing MDGHLLEPTLYTVKGIAILDNDGNRILAKYYDKNVFPTAKEQRAFEKNLFNKTHRANAEIIMLDGLTCVYRSNVDLFFYVMGSSHENELILMSVLNCLYDSVSQILRKNVEKRAVLESLDIVMLAMDEICDGGIIIDADASSVVSRVALRTDDIPLGEQTVAQVLQSAKEQLKWSLLK from the exons atggatgGGCATTTATTA GAACCGACTTTGTATACTGTAAAAGGTATTGCAATCCTCGATAATGATGGGAACCGGATTTTAGCGAAATACTAcgataaaaacgtttttccaACAGCAAAAGAGCAACGGGCGTTCGAGAAGAACCTCTTTAACAAAACCCATAGGGCTAATgctgaaataataatgttggATGGGTTAACATGTGTGTATCGAAGCAATGTCgatttattcttttatgttATGGGTAGTTCCCATGAAAATGag ttaataCTTATGAgtgttttaaattgtttatatgaTTCTGTGAGTCAAATTTTAcgaaaaaatgttgagaaaCGTGCTGTGTTGGAATCATTAGATATTGTTATGCTTGCTATGGATGAAATTTGCGATGGAGG AATAATAATCGACGCAGATGCGAGCTCAGTTGTATCAAGAGTTGCTTTGCGTACAGATGACATTCCATTAGGAGAGCAAACGGTGGCTCAG GTGCTACAATCTGCTAAAGAACAATTGAAGTGGTCGCTTTTAAAGTAa
- the LOC111415694 gene encoding tRNA-specific adenosine deaminase 2 yields the protein MESQNDSQLSNEEKHFLDLAFNYAQEALDNQEVPVGCIFVYNNQIIASGRNTVNETRNATRHAEINCIDDTFKYSKDNQLNFHEVIRKICVYVTVEPCIMCAAALFEHKVCKVVFGCKNDRFGGSTVFDVGAVMKPVTIVKGGYRGEDAMGLLKEFYKGTNPNAPVSKVKLKDLK from the coding sequence atggaaTCTCAAAATGATTCCCAATTATcaaatgaagaaaaacatttccTGGATTTAGCGTTTAATTATGCCCAAGAAGCTTTGGACAACCAAGAAGTTCCAGTTGGTTGTATTTTCGTGTACAACAACCAAATCATAGCTTCCGGTCGTAATACAGTAAATGAAACCAGAAATGCTACAAGACACGCTGAAATAAATTGCATCGACGATACATTCAAATACTCTAAAGATaaccaattaaattttcatgaaGTAATCAGGAAAATTTGTGTGTACGTTACAGTTGAACCATGTATTATGTGTGCTGCAGCATTATTTGAACATAAAGTTTGTAAAGTTGTGTTTGGATGTAAAAACGATCGGTTTGGAGGTTCTACCGTGTTTGATGTTGGGGCTGTTATGAAACCTGTCACTATTGTTAAAGGGGGTTATCGAGGTGAGGATGCTATGGGGTTATTAAAGGAGTTTTATAAAGGTACTAACCCAAATGCTCCTGTGTcgaaagtaaaattaaaagatttgaaataa
- the LOC111415641 gene encoding protein HEXIM1, giving the protein MEIEGAASGSVSTLPKDDVVLPTADARATLKHEDQSKSNDYNAEIPPKKRKTRRGKCKRRNVHPYKNELKTNKVHKPEAPYNSNRFLIEDHGNIDEIDEELRNTDQISTSTVTRTRDSSFSIDSEGEFYSTPDDEEEFLIKDFDDQYESLQAERLQSMSKNELIQEYLQLESRVESLTKRLRNRSDEKINNGQQNVDLQKEIERLKIENETLKRENETLKNKIRSSSCTSDSEDSETDSSDSCSSTSSSSSRPTTSPIVVDCSQTNGHSPAIIEETI; this is encoded by the coding sequence atggaaATCGAAGGCGCAGCATCAGGTTCCGTTAGTACGCTACCCAAAGATGACGTTGTCCTGCCGACAGCGGATGCGCGCGCAACTCTAAAACACGAAGACCAATCGAAGTCAAACGATTACAATGCCGAAATACCaccaaaaaaacgaaaaacaagACGCGGGAAATGCAAAAGACGTAACGTACATCCCTacaaaaacgaattaaaaaccAATAAAGTACACAAACCGGAAGCACCATACAACAGCAATCGATTTTTAATCGAAGATCACGGTAATATCGATGAAATTGATGAAGAATTAAGAAACACCGATCAAATTTCAACATCAACTGTCACCAGAACGAGAGATTCCAGTTTTAGCATTGATTCAGAAGGTGAATTTTATTCGACCCCCGATGATGAAGAAGAATTCTTAATCAAAGACTTTGATGATCAATACGAAAGTTTACAAGCGGAGAGGTTACAatcaatgtcaaaaaatgagTTAATTCAAGAATATTTACAATTGGAAAGTCGAGTTGAATCCCTTACAAAACGTCTTCGTAATAGGTccgatgaaaaaattaataacggCCAACAAAATGTTGATCttcaaaaagaaatcgaaCGTTTAAAGATTGAAAATGAAACGTTAAAGCGAGAGAATGAAAcgttgaagaataaaattagatcGTCGAGTTGTACGTCGGATTCGGAAGATTCCGAAACCGATTCCAGTGATTCTTGTAGTTCGACAAGCAGTTCAAGTAGCAGACCGACGACGTCTCCGATTGTCGTTGATTGTTCTCAAACGAATGGACACTCACCCGCGattatagaagaaactatttaa